A part of Perognathus longimembris pacificus isolate PPM17 chromosome 18, ASM2315922v1, whole genome shotgun sequence genomic DNA contains:
- the Atp5f1c gene encoding ATP synthase subunit gamma, mitochondrial isoform X1, giving the protein MVTLKDITRRLKSIKNIQKITKSMKMVAAAKYARAERELKPARVYGVGSLALYDKADIKAPEDKKKHLLIGVSSDRGLCGAIHSSVAKLIKSEVATLTAAGKEVMVVGVGDKLRGILHSTHSDKFLVTFKDVGRKPPTFGDASVIALELLNSGYEFDEGSIIFNRFRSVISYKTEEKPIFSLDTIASAESMSVYDDIDSDVLQNYQEYSLANIIYYSLKESTTSEQSARMTAMDNASKNASEMIDKLTLTFNRTRQAVITKELIEIISGAAALD; this is encoded by the exons ATGGTGACTTTAAAAGATA TAACCAGGCGACTGAAGTCGATCAAAAACATCCAGAAAATTACCAAATCTATGAAAATGGTCGCAGCAGCAAAATATGCCCGTGCGGAGAGGGAGCTGAAGCCGGCTCGAGTATATGGAGTAGGATCTTTGG CTCTGTATGACAAAGCTGATATTAAGGCACCTGAAGACAAGAAGAAACACTTGCTTATTGGTGTGTCCTCAGACCGAGGGCTCTGTGGTGCTATTCACTCATCGGTTGCTAAACTGATAAAAAGCGAGGTGGCTACGCTCACCGCAGCTGGAAAAGAGGTCATGGTTGTTGGAGTTGGTGATAAACTCAGGGGCATTCTCCATAG TACTCACTCTGACAAGTTTCTGGTGACATTCAAAGACGTGGGAAGAAAGCCCCCTACTTTTGGAGATGCATCGGTCATTGCCCTTGAATTATTAAACTCTGGATATGAGTTTGATGAAGGCTCTATCATCTTCAATCGATTCAG gtCTGTTATTTCTTATAAGACAGAGGAAAAGCCCATCTTTTCTCTTGATACCATTGCCAGTGCTG AGAGCATGAGTGTGTATGATGATATTGATTCAGATGTACTGCAAAATTACCAAGAGTACAGCCTAGCCAACATCATCTACTACTCCCTGAAGGAGTCCACCACCAGTGAGCAGAGTGCCAGGATGACAGCCATGGACAATGCCAGCAAGAACGCTTCCGAAATGATAGATAAACTGACTCTGACATTCAACCGCACCCGCCAAGCCGTCATCACAAAGGAGCTGATTGAAATTATCTCTGGGGCTGCTGCTCT GGATTAA
- the Atp5f1c gene encoding ATP synthase subunit gamma, mitochondrial isoform X2, which translates to MVTLKDITRRLKSIKNIQKITKSMKMVAAAKYARAERELKPARVYGVGSLALYDKADIKAPEDKKKHLLIGVSSDRGLCGAIHSSVAKLIKSEVATLTAAGKEVMVVGVGDKLRGILHSTHSDKFLVTFKDVGRKPPTFGDASVIALELLNSGYEFDEGSIIFNRFRSVISYKTEEKPIFSLDTIASAESMSVYDDIDSDVLQNYQEYSLANIIYYSLKESTTSEQSARMTAMDNASKNASEMIDKLTLTFNRTRQAVITKELIEIISGAAAL; encoded by the exons ATGGTGACTTTAAAAGATA TAACCAGGCGACTGAAGTCGATCAAAAACATCCAGAAAATTACCAAATCTATGAAAATGGTCGCAGCAGCAAAATATGCCCGTGCGGAGAGGGAGCTGAAGCCGGCTCGAGTATATGGAGTAGGATCTTTGG CTCTGTATGACAAAGCTGATATTAAGGCACCTGAAGACAAGAAGAAACACTTGCTTATTGGTGTGTCCTCAGACCGAGGGCTCTGTGGTGCTATTCACTCATCGGTTGCTAAACTGATAAAAAGCGAGGTGGCTACGCTCACCGCAGCTGGAAAAGAGGTCATGGTTGTTGGAGTTGGTGATAAACTCAGGGGCATTCTCCATAG TACTCACTCTGACAAGTTTCTGGTGACATTCAAAGACGTGGGAAGAAAGCCCCCTACTTTTGGAGATGCATCGGTCATTGCCCTTGAATTATTAAACTCTGGATATGAGTTTGATGAAGGCTCTATCATCTTCAATCGATTCAG gtCTGTTATTTCTTATAAGACAGAGGAAAAGCCCATCTTTTCTCTTGATACCATTGCCAGTGCTG AGAGCATGAGTGTGTATGATGATATTGATTCAGATGTACTGCAAAATTACCAAGAGTACAGCCTAGCCAACATCATCTACTACTCCCTGAAGGAGTCCACCACCAGTGAGCAGAGTGCCAGGATGACAGCCATGGACAATGCCAGCAAGAACGCTTCCGAAATGATAGATAAACTGACTCTGACATTCAACCGCACCCGCCAAGCCGTCATCACAAAGGAGCTGATTGAAATTATCTCTGGGGCTGCTGCTCTGTAA